TGAGCCAGAGATGGTTTCAGTGTATTTGACAAAGTCTCCACAGATGTGTCTTCCATTAACATGACAGTTTCCTCTTCACCCCATGGTGAAATATCAACAACAACACGCTGTTCCAAGGAGAATGTTTTCATCTCTAAGAAAGAAACCTTGTTATGACATAGGAATCACTAGATCAGATCACAATAGAATGTTCTTCCTATTTCTGGGTTATGATTTTGAATAAAGGCATAAAAAGATTACTCTAGTGACTATAAAACAACCACAAGGTAAAAACTTATGGAATAAGTTCATTGTATGGGAAATATCTTCTTAGTGTCTATTGGTTAAGAAATCATCTTCAACCATCAGACCCATGACATACAGCAAACATCATcaacatacacacacaataGCAATACATCTCATTAGCTGTATTGTATTAAACAGGTGTCCATGCActatattttcagaagtacttaTCGCTGTTCCGTTTCAGCACTGCCATGACTAATCCTAAACTGCCCTATCAACTAATGGAACTTCTGCTGCAAGACACAGGCTTGCCATATTAAGAATGTCTTTCCTAAAACAGTTGAACTTCCTATTCTCAGAAACCAggcaaaaggagagaaatctAAAGAGTATagtaaaatgaagttaaaataatataagaaaacagagagaaagggtATTTCCAATTACATAGCTGATGTGACCAGAAATAGACATCTATCGCTCGTACAGATAGGTTTGTCTGCTTAAGATCCTGAACAACACATCCtctcctgaaaatgaaatggaaaaaaaaaagacaaaacaaccgCCAACAACCTAGTACTAAAACACTTATTTGATGTACATATACTCCAATGGCTTGCACTTCATGATGCATAGCCAAGGACCTGAACCCATATTGCAGGACCACAAATATTCTTCGAAGTCTGCCTTGATGTCACTAACTGAGTATTTAAGTACAAAAATCACTCACTATCGTATATTGGAGCTATTTTACTTTGTAAAGATATTTAAACATTAACTGGGCAACTGAGTGACAAATGACCCTGATGTGCAGACATCAGGCATTCCCTAGAATGCGGAAACTTAAGATTCAAATCTATgaccccaaaataaaaaaaaaaaaaaaaagagatggtgAAGGGCGTaaaggggaagatgtatgaggagtgactgaggtcacttggcctgttcagcctggaggttGAGGGGACacctcatcgtggtctacagcttcctcacgagggggagtggaggggaaggcacCGATCcattctctttagtcaccagtaataggacccgagggaatggtgtcaagctgaggcaggggaggtttaggctagacatcaggaagaggttcttcactgagagggttgtcgcacactggaacaggctcctcagggaagtagtcactgcaccaagcctgtcggagtttaagaagcatttggactgtgcacttaatCACATGGTAtgaaattttgggtagacctgtgtggtgccaggagttggactcgatgatccttatgggtcccttccaactcgggatattctatgattctatgaaaatggaTAAGGTAAGGTAAACTTACCTTAAGGTAAACTGAGTAATCACCATTTGCAAGTATCATACTAGTTAAAACAGTCATCTAGAATAGGGAAAACTCAAGATAAATTTCCTGTTCCCTCAGTAGACAACACAGCTTTTAACTTGAAAAGATTATGAACAGTTTGAATTCCCTTACTGTGAAGGAACAGCTTATCTCCCTTGCTGCTGCACTTCTCTGCTCTATTTTTCTGGGCAGTCCTCACCTGTTTCAGGGCCTTTCAACAGTCTTTTAAGCACTCATGTAAGTTCATCAGCTGTGGAATCTTGCCGATACATATAGAGCTTTCTGCATATGAGAGGcagaaaatgcaagtatttaGGAGACTGGCACTACCTGAGTTAAGAGCTTGACAAGCAGTTTTGATAATGTCAGTGGTGGCCTGAAGCCACTAAAGTCCTTTAAGGACGCCACTGTATGCTTGTGAAACAGTTTCCAAATAGAATCctcaatttaatttttcagacgAAAGAATAATCCCAATTTTGTTCAAAGAACATAGCACATTAAGATATATTACATTCAGTCAGAGGCAGAAAGTTGAAAAGCACTAACAGTATGGCTGCAAACCTCAAGTCAGAGGCAAACCTGGAATGAAATACAGCCACAGGAAAGATCTTGATTTCAAAATGAGAACAGACAAAGCATTGTCTTAGTGGATAAGGATGACAATGTGTCTCTCTCAAGTGCCTCCATGTAATTGCACATGAAATGCGTAACTACTGCTGTCAACACAGCTGAACAACGGCAAAGAGTTGCtagaacagagaaaaacagctaaATCAAGAAGGGCTTAGAGACCGAGAAAGATCCTAGAAACGAGCTTTGACTTAcatgaaaatatgtaattttatgtgaaaaaaattatttgatgtGGCATTATACCTTAAATAGTGGATTTACAGTAAATGTGAAAGAATTTGAcagacacaaacagaaaatctttctgaGCCTCAGACTCATTTCACTAATAAACTAGGTGTACTATGTGTACTAGCATTGCTTTGTGTGGAAACACAAAAGTATAGCATAAAACATGCAAGTGGGAATGGTTCCCagtaaagtacagaaaaaaaaatctcgtGGGAAATTTAGAcctattttcagtttcatatgCTACAatcataacattttaattactgattttttttaagaacaaaaagaaaaaaagaagtcccaGAAAGTTATCGATTTGTTATTTGTAATACgatttgtgattttttaagGTTTAATAAGCATTACAaagcccttttcttttttttttccaactggaTTCACTCTGAGACATCCAACACTAGACGCGGTTCCGGTCAGAGGCAGGGACCGGGGCCGGAAGCGAGACCGAAGACAAAGCCGCCACCGGCCTGGGCACCGGCCCGGGAGGGCGTGCTCGCGCTGCAGCGCAGGACCCCGCCGCGCAGCTCCCCAGGCTCCCAAGGGCCCCCGAGGCGCTCACCCCCTTGCCCAGGCGCCTCTTGATCTCGTACTTCTGGGAGACGAGCGCCTCCACCTCCGGCACGCTCATGGCGGGGGAGCCGAGGCAGCAAAcggcgccgccccgcgccgcacCCTCCCCGTTGGTTTCCGCTGCTATGGAAACAGCCGCGCCCGACGGCGCAGGCGCAGAGCGCGACCCCGGCCGGACGGCAGGCGGAGGCTGCTGTGGCGGTGCGGCTGCCCCCGCCTTCTGtcctccccgctccccctcGGCGGTGCGGCCGTGAGGTGCCGCGGGCTGGGCCGTGGGGTCGCCGTGGCTGTTGGTTGAGGGGACGGCTGGTGGAGCGCAGCGTGGCCGCCGGCGGAGGGCTCCCCTCAGGCAGCGGCGGATTGTGGCCGTGGTGCCGATCGCGGCTCCCAGGGGTGCGGCGGGGGAGGGTAAAACGTCTTCAGCATATCCCACCCTGCGCCTTCGTCTTAGAAACTTTCAATGAGCGTGCCAGTGTCAGCGGGAGCTATCCGACTTGCTCGCAGCACCTGCTGTCATTCCAATGCACAGTAacgtttctctttttttttttttttaaatctattagTTGTTAGTGGAAATGCCTACAATGCAAGTCGTTCCTTCCTACCAGTGTGCTCTGGCAGATATTGTTTCCCATAATATCCATGCTGACAAACTGGTCTAAGTATGGATTAGCTAAGTGGATGGTTAGATGGAGTGAAAATTCAACTGCTGGAATCAGACAGTTGTCATCAGTGACACAAAGACCAGCTGGAAGTCAGTCACTATAGTGCTTTACACCAGGGGTAAATACAGGGGCCAGTACTGTTTGGTTTCGTCGTTAATCATCTGGATAATGGGCTAGAGTGCTGtctcagcaaatttgcagattaTGTGAAACAGGGAGGAGTGGTTATTACAGCAGATAGTTGTGCTATTCAGAGGGACCCTGACAGGCTGGAGAATCAGGCCAAGAGGAACCACATGAAgttctgcactgaaaaaatgCCAAGTTCTGCACTAGGGGAGGAGTAATTGTATccaccagtacaggctggaaACAGATGGTCTAGAAAACTGCGTGGCAGGAAAGGACCTggaggtcctggtggacaccaagttgaccatgagccagtAATGTGGCCTTCCAGTAAAGAAGGCCAAGAACATCCAtaggacatcgaggtgcttgagtgagtccaaagaagggctacaGAGCTGGTGagaggtctggagaacaagtcttacgaggagcggctgagagagctggggttgttcagcctggagaagaggaggctcaggggtgacctcattgctctctataggcaccttaaaggaggctgtagtgtggtgggggttggtctattctcccatgcGCCCActgacaggacgagggggaatgggctaaagttgcaccagaggaggtttaggttggatattaggaataacttctttaccgaaagggttgttaggcattgggatgggctgcccagggaagtggttgagtcaccatccctggaggtccttaaaagacatttagatgtagagcttagtgatatggtttagtggaggacttgttagtgttaggtcagacgttggactaggtgatcttggaggtctcttccaacctaggtgattctgtgattctgggcTGCACTAAGAAGAGATTTGCCAGTTGGTTGAGGCAAGTGATTCTTCACTtttactcagcactggtgagaccgcATGTtgagtattgtgtccagttctggccTCCCCAGTGCAAGAAAGACATGAACATAGAGAAGTGTGCCCAGCAAGGGCCCACAGAGATAAAGCCTTAGAACATCTGTGATAATTGGAGAGTGTGATTGTTTAGCCTGTAGAAGGCTCCGGGGAATCTTACCAATGTGTTTAAATATCAGGTGGAGAGGGTGATGGGAGGCAGAGCCATACTCTTCTGAAAttgaaatttaagaaattccatttaaacataacaaagatttttttttttttttttactgtgaccATGGTCAAGCAGTGGAACAGTTTGTACAAAGAGGCTCTGGAGTCTCTGTCCTTGCAGATGTTCAAAACCTGCtgaaggtgtccctgctctgACACTCCTGTGAGATTCCTTGCATCCTCAACtatgttttgattatttataaaatatccCTTTGTGCCTACTCAAACTTAGAGTAAGGGTGACCTCTAATATCATTGCTGATGAGATAATCACAATCCAGAAGTGTTCAGCTTGAAATGTGAATGTAACAGCAGGCTACTAGAATTTTGCTTCTCCAGTGAAACACTGAAGCAATAACAGaatgagaagaaagcaaaaatttatacagaatcacagaattgtggggttggaagggacctcaagagatcatcgggtccaacccccctgccaaagcaggttccctagagcaggttgcccaggtaggcgtccagacgggccttgaatatcagagaaggagactccacaacctccctgggcagcctgttccagtgctctgtcaccctcactgtgaagaagttctttcacatgttggtgcggaacttcctgtgctctattttgtggccattgccccttgtcctatccccacaaaccactgaaaagaggttggccaaatccctctgtctcccacacttcaggtatttataaataatacgaatatattttattgataGTTATGACCGAAGGTCAAATACCTTAACTGCATATATTGTTTAAAGTATTTGGTtacttgcttatttattttctcttttttggagactaacaaaagataaaattaataaagtCTGCCGTGCTgaagatttggaaaaaatagtGCTGGAAGCAGGAGCTGGCCTACATCAATTCATTTTATGGTAACAATAGATGTAGCTTGCAGTGAAAGTTAACATAGAGTTTGTCTCACTATGTGTAAGAGTATAATTTGTGTGTGGAAAATTATTAATTGATGTCTGatctcaaagagaaaatgtcattGTTTATTTTGGGGAATGAAAGGAGTGCAGTTCTAGTTGTCTTGGTATAAATGTCATGGAAGTTAAAGGTGAGGTTGCTTTCAAGATCTCATCTAGATTGCATGCTGAGCATGAGCTATGTAAATAAATCCTTTCATCAACCTACAGAACATGTCAGCAATTCAGGTTATTTATGTATACTCTGTTACTTAACTAGTTGTAATAACAGTTGATGGTCCAGCTAGGTTTAGTGATACAGTGTCATGagtgaggaaagagaaatgtttctttagGCTAACGGCCACATCCAAAGGGGCTGTCAGAGCTGTAGGTTTTCCAGTTTGCATCGTGTCCCTCATGCTGATGTAACCTGTGACGCACACATGCCATATCCTGAGTGTATTGGTTCTCCcgaagaagctgctgctgctgctctctcagTTGAACTCTGATTTCTTTAAGGACTTTTGAGCATTGGACGAGTCTGAGCAACTCCTGGCGCAGTTGCCAATTCTCAGCTTTTACTTGTTTGATATGCTGAATTAGAGATTGtattgctgcttcttctgctctCTTGGTGAGAACCTGGATCTTCTGATGAGAGTCCACTTCACAGTCAGCCTTGGCCTGCAAAAATCTGCTCTTGATTTTGTGCATTTGTTCTGAATGCTGGATCTTTGTGACCAACAATTCCTTCTCCAActctttaatctttttaatcTGTTCTAACTGCAGATCTTTGAAATGCTGCAAGTCTTCAACTTCCTTGTTCATAAGAGAATACTTTGCCTCCATATTCATCAGATAGGTTTttacctccttttctttttctgtgtactGCGAGATTagcttctctttctgcttccagACCTGAGACAAATCAATTTGGTTCTGGTCATTTAGTGTTATTATTAGATTCTGGCACTTCTGGCTGTGTTTTGTTATATAGGAGAGGTAAATGTTACTCTCTTCCCGATTCCGTTGGGCTTCCTCTTCTAGGAGTTTATTCTCCTGCAGGAAATACTCCACTTTTCCCATGTATGTGTTCATATGTTCAGTAAGAATTTTGTATTCCTTCTGCAAGTATGACTTCCTCTCTTTGACAAGTGTCTCCATATCGCTTATTCCTTTGTATATATCTCCATTCTTGGTTCTTACTCCTTGCTTATTTTTCCCAGCACCAGCGGTGTCTTGTTTAATCTGCTTTGTCACGGATGCCATATTCCACAGTGGGGTATCAAATTCTGGCAAACtgtaatggaaaggaaaattattaatttttagtGAGCATTTGTGTCACATGTATGattaacattgttttttctccccaatCATGCCATCTTAtgtccttttgttttcagttgttcaTTACAGCAGCCAAAATGTTTGACCTAGAATTTCTCTTATCTCACCTATGTCTTGAGTTGAAGAACACAGGCACGTAATGTGCATGTGCATTTTTACATTCGTAGGTAACTGAGGAGAAGTAGTTCTACTAATTGA
The genomic region above belongs to Cygnus atratus isolate AKBS03 ecotype Queensland, Australia chromosome 2, CAtr_DNAZoo_HiC_assembly, whole genome shotgun sequence and contains:
- the CCDC166 gene encoding coiled-coil domain-containing protein 166 isoform X1, producing the protein MPSSKPESASQKELSGNSVKTPKAGKYLLWTQLSLLYCSLPEFDTPLWNMASVTKQIKQDTAGAGKNKQGVRTKNGDIYKGISDMETLVKERKSYLQKEYKILTEHMNTYMGKVEYFLQENKLLEEEAQRNREESNIYLSYITKHSQKCQNLIITLNDQNQIDLSQVWKQKEKLISQYTEKEKEVKTYLMNMEAKYSLMNKEVEDLQHFKDLQLEQIKKIKELEKELLVTKIQHSEQMHKIKSRFLQAKADCEVDSHQKIQVLTKRAEEAAIQSLIQHIKQVKAENWQLRQELLRLVQCSKVLKEIRVQLREQQQQLLRENQYTQDMACVRHRLHQHEGHDANWKTYSSDSPFGCGR
- the CCDC166 gene encoding coiled-coil domain-containing protein 166 isoform X2, with translation MHQSNCLPEFDTPLWNMASVTKQIKQDTAGAGKNKQGVRTKNGDIYKGISDMETLVKERKSYLQKEYKILTEHMNTYMGKVEYFLQENKLLEEEAQRNREESNIYLSYITKHSQKCQNLIITLNDQNQIDLSQVWKQKEKLISQYTEKEKEVKTYLMNMEAKYSLMNKEVEDLQHFKDLQLEQIKKIKELEKELLVTKIQHSEQMHKIKSRFLQAKADCEVDSHQKIQVLTKRAEEAAIQSLIQHIKQVKAENWQLRQELLRLVQCSKVLKEIRVQLREQQQQLLRENQYTQDMACVRHRLHQHEGHDANWKTYSSDSPFGCGR
- the CCDC166 gene encoding coiled-coil domain-containing protein 166 isoform X3 produces the protein MASVTKQIKQDTAGAGKNKQGVRTKNGDIYKGISDMETLVKERKSYLQKEYKILTEHMNTYMGKVEYFLQENKLLEEEAQRNREESNIYLSYITKHSQKCQNLIITLNDQNQIDLSQVWKQKEKLISQYTEKEKEVKTYLMNMEAKYSLMNKEVEDLQHFKDLQLEQIKKIKELEKELLVTKIQHSEQMHKIKSRFLQAKADCEVDSHQKIQVLTKRAEEAAIQSLIQHIKQVKAENWQLRQELLRLVQCSKVLKEIRVQLREQQQQLLRENQYTQDMACVRHRLHQHEGHDANWKTYSSDSPFGCGR